Proteins co-encoded in one Enterobacter sp. R4-368 genomic window:
- the ivbL gene encoding ilvB operon leader peptide IvbL, with protein MNASTNPMNLLKTAHNAAVVVVRVVVVVGNAP; from the coding sequence ATGAACGCTTCCACCAATCCGATGAACCTACTAAAAACCGCGCATAACGCCGCGGTGGTCGTCGTGCGTGTGGTGGTGGTCGTCGGCAATGCGCCGTAG
- a CDS encoding carbohydrate porin has protein sequence MRINKKLPVALAVAATLCSGSVFAQEFTQEQIDAIVAKAVDKALAERQAKMDAAVNKKADVVVEPQSAAQTPDLAVPYGLKFSGYARYGAHFQSGDQKYVGVDGSYNGASAIGRLGNEGNGGEFQLSKAFKGDNGAIWDVNVMFDHWGDEVNLKKAYAGVTNLLASNPNAYFWAGRDFHQRPQQGINDYFWMNHDGQGAGVKNFDIGGVQFDVAAVGSVASCSPEVLEDEANPSRITCTGGSNVGDKGNYAVTSKIHGMKVGPLDLEIYANYGFDSKAIESDARLKAWQGGAVLSHTYDHGINKLIARYSDNADNSVFNKTDDLTAIYASFEGSYKFSRQTQVDYLLAYHDYDNSANKADNRRNYGAIVRPMHWWNDVHSTWLELGYQRVDYDDGGDNHGWKATLSQNISIAMGPEFRPMLRFYVTGGEVDNKRTARVNGTNDSTLDSFNIGAMWEAWW, from the coding sequence ATGAGAATTAATAAAAAACTTCCAGTGGCGCTGGCGGTTGCGGCCACCCTTTGCTCTGGCTCCGTCTTCGCACAAGAGTTTACCCAAGAGCAAATCGATGCCATCGTCGCCAAGGCGGTGGATAAAGCGCTGGCGGAACGCCAGGCGAAAATGGACGCCGCCGTGAATAAAAAAGCGGATGTGGTGGTGGAACCGCAAAGCGCGGCGCAAACCCCGGATTTGGCGGTGCCTTACGGCCTGAAATTTAGCGGTTACGCCCGTTATGGCGCGCATTTCCAGTCTGGCGATCAGAAATATGTTGGCGTCGATGGCTCCTATAACGGCGCGTCGGCGATTGGTCGTCTGGGCAACGAAGGCAACGGCGGTGAATTCCAGCTCTCCAAAGCCTTTAAAGGCGACAACGGCGCAATCTGGGACGTCAACGTGATGTTCGACCACTGGGGCGACGAAGTTAACCTGAAAAAAGCCTATGCCGGGGTGACCAACCTGCTGGCATCCAACCCGAACGCCTACTTCTGGGCGGGACGTGATTTCCACCAGCGTCCACAACAGGGCATCAACGACTACTTCTGGATGAACCACGACGGCCAGGGCGCCGGGGTAAAAAACTTCGATATCGGCGGCGTGCAGTTTGATGTCGCGGCTGTTGGTTCGGTGGCATCCTGTAGCCCGGAAGTGCTGGAAGATGAAGCCAACCCGTCACGCATCACCTGTACTGGCGGCTCCAACGTCGGCGATAAAGGTAACTATGCGGTGACCTCCAAAATCCACGGCATGAAAGTCGGCCCGCTGGATCTGGAAATCTACGCTAACTACGGTTTTGATTCGAAAGCGATTGAAAGCGATGCCCGTCTGAAAGCCTGGCAAGGTGGTGCGGTGTTGAGCCACACCTACGACCACGGCATTAACAAACTGATCGCGCGCTACTCCGATAACGCGGATAACAGCGTATTTAACAAAACCGACGATCTGACCGCGATTTACGCCAGCTTCGAAGGCAGCTACAAATTCTCCCGGCAGACGCAGGTGGACTACCTGCTCGCGTACCACGACTACGACAACAGCGCCAACAAAGCGGATAACCGCCGCAACTATGGCGCGATTGTCCGCCCGATGCACTGGTGGAACGATGTGCACTCCACCTGGCTGGAACTGGGTTATCAACGCGTAGATTATGATGACGGCGGCGATAACCACGGCTGGAAAGCAACCCTGTCGCAGAACATCTCTATCGCGATGGGACCAGAGTTCCGCCCGATGCTGCGCTTCTACGTGACCGGCGGCGAAGTGGATAACAAACGCACCGCACGCGTGAACGGCACCAACGACTCGACGCTCGATTCGTTCAACATCGGCGCGATGTGGGAAGCCTGGTGGTAA
- the nepI gene encoding purine ribonucleoside efflux pump NepI: MSEQSVTQSSMDTVSRPNWSAVFAVAFCVACLITVEFLPVSLLTPMALDLGVSEGLAGQTVTVTAFVAMFASLFITTVIRAADRRYVVIAFAVLLTLSCLLVSFATNFTLLLLGRACLGLALGGFWAMSASLTMRLVPMRVVPKALSVIFGAVSIALVIAAPLGSFLGGIIGWRNVFNGAALMGAACIIWVWQALPSLPGKTEHHENMFGLLKRPGVLAGMIAIFMVFAGQFSFFTYIRPVYMNLAGFDVDGLTLVLLSFGIASFVGTSFSSVVMKRSVKLALALAPLTLAISALVLILWGSDKVVAAGIAIIWGLGFALIPVGWSTWITRTLADQAEKAGSIQVAVIQLANTCGAAIGGFALDHYGLLSPLVLSGSLMLLTALLVAAKVRVKA; encoded by the coding sequence ATGAGTGAGCAATCTGTAACGCAATCTTCTATGGATACGGTAAGTCGCCCGAACTGGTCGGCGGTATTCGCCGTGGCGTTTTGCGTGGCTTGCCTGATAACCGTGGAGTTTTTGCCGGTAAGCCTGCTCACGCCCATGGCGCTGGATCTGGGAGTGTCGGAAGGTCTCGCCGGGCAAACCGTCACCGTGACGGCGTTTGTTGCGATGTTTGCCAGCCTGTTTATCACCACGGTTATCCGTGCTGCCGACCGCCGCTATGTGGTGATCGCGTTCGCGGTGCTGCTTACGCTTTCCTGCCTGCTGGTGTCGTTCGCCACCAATTTTACCCTGCTGCTGCTGGGTCGGGCCTGCCTTGGCCTGGCGTTAGGCGGTTTCTGGGCGATGTCGGCGTCGCTAACCATGCGGCTGGTGCCGATGCGCGTTGTGCCAAAAGCGCTGTCGGTGATCTTTGGCGCGGTGTCGATTGCGCTGGTGATCGCGGCCCCGCTCGGTAGTTTTCTTGGTGGCATTATTGGCTGGCGCAATGTGTTTAACGGCGCGGCGCTGATGGGCGCGGCCTGCATCATCTGGGTGTGGCAGGCATTGCCGTCGCTGCCGGGGAAAACCGAGCACCACGAGAACATGTTCGGCCTGCTCAAGCGCCCCGGTGTACTGGCCGGGATGATTGCCATTTTTATGGTCTTCGCCGGGCAGTTTTCGTTTTTCACCTATATTCGCCCGGTTTATATGAATCTCGCCGGGTTTGATGTCGACGGGCTGACATTAGTGCTGCTGAGCTTCGGTATCGCCAGCTTTGTCGGCACGTCGTTCTCCTCGGTGGTGATGAAGCGCTCGGTGAAACTGGCGCTGGCGCTGGCACCGTTAACCCTGGCCATTAGCGCCCTGGTGCTGATTCTGTGGGGCAGCGATAAGGTTGTCGCGGCGGGCATCGCCATTATCTGGGGGCTGGGTTTTGCGCTGATCCCGGTGGGCTGGTCAACATGGATCACCCGCACGCTTGCCGATCAGGCAGAAAAAGCCGGTTCTATTCAGGTGGCGGTGATCCAGCTTGCCAACACCTGCGGCGCGGCGATTGGCGGCTTTGCCCTCGATCATTACGGTTTACTTTCGCCGCTGGTCCTTTCCGGTAGCCTGATGCTGTTAACGGCGCTGCTGGTGGCCGCGAAAGTGCGGGTAAAAGCGTAA
- the ilvB gene encoding acetolactate synthase large subunit, with protein sequence MASSGSTSQSTRYTGAQLIVHLLERQGITTVTGIPGGTVLPLYDALSQSKQIRHVLARHEQGAGFIAQGMARTQGKPAVCLACSGPGATNLVTAIADARLDSIPLICITGQVPASMIGTDAFQEVDTYGISIPITKHNYLVRDISELPQVICDAFRIAQSGRPGPVWIDIPKDVQTAEITLSELPEPGHKAPAPAWNAQDVHAAAEMINAAERPVLYLGGGVINAPQQIRHLAEKANMPTTMTLMALGMLPKQHPLSLGMLGMHGARSTNYILQEADLLVVLGARFDDRAIGKTEQFCPNAKIIHVDIDRAELGKVKQAHVAIQGDVGDVLDALIPQVEAHSRHAWRNTVEQLQKEFPGAIPQAGDPLTHYGLINAVAACVDDSAIITTDVGQHQMWTAQAYPLNRPRQWLTSGGLGTMGFGLPAAIGAALANPERKIICFSGDGSLMMNIQEMATAAENNLDVKIILMNNEALGLVHQQQSLFYKSGVFAATYPGMINFMQIAAGFGLHTCDLNAESNPQAALQEVISRPGPALVHVRIDPKEKVYPMVPPGAANTEMVGE encoded by the coding sequence ATGGCAAGTTCGGGCAGCACATCGCAATCCACGCGCTATACAGGCGCGCAGCTGATTGTTCATTTACTGGAACGTCAGGGCATCACCACCGTGACCGGCATCCCCGGCGGTACCGTTTTGCCGTTATACGACGCGCTAAGCCAAAGTAAACAGATTCGCCATGTGCTGGCGCGTCACGAGCAGGGCGCGGGTTTTATCGCGCAGGGCATGGCGCGTACGCAGGGCAAACCGGCGGTTTGTCTGGCGTGTAGCGGGCCGGGGGCGACCAACCTGGTGACCGCCATTGCCGACGCGCGTCTCGATTCGATCCCGCTGATTTGCATCACCGGCCAGGTTCCGGCCTCGATGATTGGCACCGATGCGTTCCAGGAAGTGGACACTTACGGCATCTCTATCCCCATCACAAAACACAACTACCTGGTTCGCGACATCAGCGAACTGCCGCAGGTGATTTGCGATGCGTTTCGCATTGCGCAGTCTGGTCGCCCTGGCCCGGTGTGGATAGATATTCCTAAAGATGTGCAGACGGCGGAAATTACCCTCAGCGAGCTGCCGGAACCGGGTCATAAAGCGCCAGCGCCCGCCTGGAACGCTCAGGATGTTCACGCCGCCGCAGAGATGATCAATGCCGCCGAGCGCCCGGTGCTGTATCTGGGCGGTGGGGTGATTAACGCGCCGCAGCAAATTCGTCACCTGGCGGAAAAAGCCAATATGCCCACTACTATGACGCTGATGGCGCTCGGCATGTTGCCAAAACAGCACCCGCTGTCGCTCGGGATGCTGGGAATGCACGGTGCCCGCAGCACCAACTACATTTTGCAGGAAGCGGATCTGCTGGTGGTGCTTGGCGCACGTTTTGATGACCGGGCGATTGGCAAAACTGAACAGTTCTGCCCGAATGCCAAAATTATTCATGTGGATATCGACCGCGCGGAGCTGGGCAAAGTGAAGCAGGCGCATGTGGCAATCCAGGGCGACGTTGGCGACGTGCTCGATGCGCTGATCCCGCAAGTCGAAGCCCATTCCCGCCACGCCTGGCGCAACACCGTGGAACAGCTGCAAAAAGAGTTTCCCGGCGCGATCCCGCAAGCGGGCGACCCGCTCACCCATTACGGTTTGATCAATGCGGTCGCTGCCTGCGTGGATGACAGTGCGATTATCACCACCGATGTTGGTCAGCATCAGATGTGGACGGCGCAGGCTTACCCGCTGAACCGCCCGCGCCAGTGGCTGACTTCCGGCGGGCTGGGCACCATGGGTTTTGGCCTGCCTGCGGCGATTGGCGCGGCGCTGGCAAACCCGGAGCGTAAGATCATCTGCTTTTCCGGTGATGGCAGCCTGATGATGAACATCCAGGAGATGGCCACCGCCGCGGAAAATAATCTCGATGTGAAAATTATCCTCATGAATAACGAAGCGCTGGGGCTGGTGCATCAGCAACAGAGCCTGTTCTACAAGTCCGGCGTGTTTGCCGCAACGTATCCCGGTATGATCAACTTTATGCAGATTGCCGCTGGTTTTGGCCTGCATACCTGCGATTTAAACGCCGAGTCTAACCCGCAGGCTGCGTTGCAGGAGGTTATCTCTCGTCCGGGCCCGGCGCTGGTGCATGTGCGTATCGACCCGAAAGAAAAAGTTTACCCGATGGTGCCGCCAGGCGCGGCGAATACAGAAATGGTGGGGGAATAA
- a CDS encoding PTS lactose/cellobiose transporter subunit IIA: MIELEEAVMEIIVNAGQSRSLCFEALRAARAGNLDEARQLLKEADGYSRQAHHMQTKLIEQDAGEARQPMTLIMVHAQDHLMTSLLARELSEEIIQLHTLYRQ; encoded by the coding sequence ATGATTGAACTCGAAGAAGCGGTAATGGAAATTATCGTCAACGCCGGACAGTCGCGCAGCCTGTGCTTTGAAGCGCTGCGCGCAGCAAGGGCGGGCAATCTTGATGAAGCGCGCCAGTTGCTGAAGGAGGCGGATGGCTACTCGCGCCAGGCGCATCACATGCAAACCAAATTAATCGAACAGGATGCGGGCGAAGCCCGGCAACCGATGACATTAATTATGGTACACGCGCAGGATCATTTAATGACATCATTATTAGCGCGTGAGTTATCCGAAGAGATAATTCAGCTTCACACTTTATATCGGCAATAA
- a CDS encoding EscU/YscU/HrcU family type III secretion system export apparatus switch protein — MAEKNEQPTPKKIRDERKKGNVFKNEGVPLLLLITLAMEFIFIMMERGIARLQQLFIVALSFITLPFITAAKRLTLLLAVELSIFLAPVLGVAIAARLLGNWLQFGFLIAPESAMPKFERLNPLQKIQQMFSSRELAELVSSLLKFLTIVYASYSTVYPHINEIVFLAASPLMRVAQVLRNLVSDIFHHMLILLVVWTALDFGLQKYLFIKTQRMSLEEVRRENKDTEGDPHIKSYRRSLMMSPPPVPADVPRPGEVLKLADVVLNDAASRVVLLRYEQQNIALPHILFKQQGKDAVSGLLNSARALNIPVIDAPQLVHLLMQYEIGQAIPRQAIAHTAHIYNQLQQMKKREPETA, encoded by the coding sequence ATGGCGGAAAAAAACGAGCAACCCACGCCGAAAAAAATCCGCGATGAGCGTAAGAAAGGGAATGTTTTTAAAAATGAAGGGGTGCCGCTGCTGCTGCTGATCACGCTGGCGATGGAATTCATTTTTATCATGATGGAGCGCGGCATCGCTCGTCTGCAACAGCTCTTCATTGTGGCGCTGAGCTTCATTACGCTGCCGTTTATTACAGCGGCAAAGCGGTTAACGCTGTTGCTGGCAGTCGAATTGAGTATTTTCCTGGCGCCTGTTCTGGGCGTGGCGATAGCGGCAAGGTTATTAGGAAACTGGCTGCAATTTGGCTTTCTCATCGCGCCTGAATCAGCGATGCCAAAATTTGAACGCTTAAACCCGCTACAAAAAATTCAGCAAATGTTCTCCTCCAGAGAGCTCGCAGAGTTGGTGAGCAGCCTGCTGAAATTCTTAACTATCGTCTATGCCAGCTACAGTACGGTTTATCCGCATATCAACGAAATCGTCTTTCTGGCGGCAAGCCCGCTGATGCGCGTAGCGCAGGTGCTGCGTAACCTTGTTAGCGACATCTTTCATCACATGTTGATCCTGCTCGTTGTCTGGACGGCGCTCGATTTCGGCCTGCAAAAATATCTGTTTATCAAGACGCAAAGGATGAGCCTTGAGGAGGTGCGCCGGGAAAACAAAGATACCGAAGGCGATCCGCATATTAAATCGTACCGCAGAAGCCTGATGATGAGTCCGCCGCCGGTGCCCGCCGACGTGCCACGGCCCGGGGAGGTGTTAAAGCTGGCGGATGTGGTGCTTAATGATGCCGCATCTCGGGTGGTTCTTCTGCGTTACGAACAGCAGAACATTGCGCTACCGCATATTCTTTTTAAACAGCAGGGCAAAGACGCGGTATCCGGGCTTCTCAATAGCGCCCGCGCGTTGAACATTCCGGTTATCGACGCGCCGCAGCTGGTTCATCTGCTGATGCAATACGAGATTGGGCAGGCCATTCCACGCCAGGCGATTGCCCACACGGCGCATATTTACAACCAGCTACAGCAAATGAAAAAGCGCGAGCCAGAGACAGCGTGA
- a CDS encoding LysR family transcriptional regulator, with product MNNDIRNLDLNLLKTLDALLDERHVTRAAARLSLTQPAVSGMLTRLRDYFADPLFIRAPHGMVPTPRAQALAAPVKQILADIDRLLKPTAFDPLSATFIWTLAATDYALKVVIVPFIAELKKHAPGIRIRVEPVEPQRLVSQLERGEVDAALMTPHSTPEALHSRALFEERFVCMMRADHPDAAQDTLTLERFCALEHALVSWDGERFRGVADNALAAIGKSRRVGVSVNNFLILPEMLTVSDMIAVVPQRLASLTPGMCMREAPLPIPGFTKTLAWHERSHRDPAHQWLRNLLFDISQR from the coding sequence ATGAATAACGATATCAGAAACCTCGATCTTAACCTGTTGAAAACGCTCGATGCCTTGCTTGATGAACGCCATGTCACCCGAGCTGCCGCCCGCCTTTCGCTGACGCAACCGGCGGTGAGCGGCATGTTGACGCGCCTGCGTGATTATTTTGCCGACCCGCTGTTTATCCGCGCGCCGCATGGCATGGTGCCCACGCCGCGTGCGCAGGCCCTGGCGGCACCGGTTAAACAGATCCTTGCCGATATCGACCGCTTGCTCAAACCCACCGCCTTTGACCCGCTCAGCGCCACATTTATCTGGACGCTGGCGGCAACCGACTACGCGCTGAAAGTGGTGATCGTGCCGTTTATTGCTGAGCTGAAAAAGCACGCGCCGGGGATCCGCATCCGCGTTGAACCCGTGGAGCCGCAGCGGCTGGTAAGCCAGCTTGAGCGCGGCGAAGTGGATGCGGCGTTAATGACACCGCACAGCACGCCGGAAGCACTGCACAGCCGGGCGCTGTTTGAGGAACGTTTTGTCTGCATGATGCGCGCCGACCACCCGGATGCGGCGCAAGATACGCTGACACTGGAGCGTTTCTGCGCGCTGGAGCACGCGCTGGTATCGTGGGATGGCGAACGTTTTCGCGGCGTGGCGGATAACGCGCTGGCCGCAATCGGTAAAAGCCGCCGCGTGGGCGTGTCGGTGAATAACTTCCTGATCCTGCCAGAGATGTTAACCGTCAGCGATATGATTGCCGTGGTGCCGCAGCGCCTCGCCAGCCTGACACCGGGCATGTGTATGCGTGAAGCGCCCTTGCCGATACCGGGGTTTACCAAAACCCTGGCCTGGCACGAACGCAGCCACCGCGATCCGGCGCATCAGTGGCTACGCAATCTGCTGTTCGACATCAGCCAGCGTTAA
- a CDS encoding EamA family transporter gives MGSSKKGMFYVLAAAVLWGSSGVCAQYIMQKSHISSPWLTMTRLLFTGVILLTLSFVHGDKIFAILKNRKDAFSLLFFSLFGALTVQLTFLLTIEKSNAATATVLQFLSPTIIVAWFALVRKARPTFPVASAIVTSLIGTFLLVTHGNLTSLSISPEALLWGIVSAFAAAFYTTYPSQLIARYGTLPIVGWSMLLAGLMLTPFFGGQGNDVVVNGRLLMAFFYLVVIGTALTFSLYLKGAQMIGGSKASILSCAEPLSSALLSVALLGVAFSLPDWLGTLLIVSSVLLISWDSRRKIRAA, from the coding sequence ATGGGTTCGAGCAAGAAAGGGATGTTTTACGTCCTGGCCGCCGCCGTTTTATGGGGCAGTTCCGGGGTTTGCGCGCAGTACATAATGCAGAAAAGTCATATCTCCTCGCCGTGGCTGACGATGACGCGACTGCTGTTCACCGGCGTGATTTTGTTAACGCTGTCGTTTGTCCACGGTGACAAAATTTTCGCCATCCTGAAAAACCGCAAAGACGCCTTTAGCCTGCTGTTCTTCTCGCTGTTTGGCGCGCTAACCGTGCAGCTCACTTTCCTGCTGACGATTGAAAAATCCAACGCCGCCACCGCGACGGTGCTGCAATTTCTCTCCCCGACGATTATCGTGGCGTGGTTCGCGCTGGTGCGCAAAGCGCGCCCCACCTTCCCCGTGGCGTCGGCGATTGTCACTTCGCTTATCGGTACATTTTTACTGGTGACGCACGGCAATCTGACGTCGCTCTCTATCTCGCCTGAAGCGCTGCTGTGGGGCATTGTCTCGGCGTTTGCCGCCGCGTTTTACACTACCTACCCTTCGCAGCTTATCGCCCGTTACGGTACGCTGCCGATTGTCGGCTGGAGTATGTTGCTGGCGGGACTGATGCTGACGCCCTTCTTTGGCGGTCAGGGAAATGATGTTGTGGTGAATGGCCGCCTGCTGATGGCGTTCTTCTACCTGGTGGTGATTGGCACCGCGCTGACGTTTAGCCTCTATCTGAAAGGCGCGCAGATGATTGGCGGCTCGAAAGCCAGCATTCTGAGTTGCGCCGAACCGCTGAGCAGCGCCCTGCTGTCAGTGGCGCTCCTCGGCGTGGCGTTTTCGCTGCCGGACTGGCTCGGCACGCTGCTGATTGTCTCGTCGGTATTGCTGATTTCCTGGGATTCGCGGCGCAAAATACGCGCCGCATAA
- the ilvN gene encoding acetolactate synthase small subunit, giving the protein MQTTDNVILELTVRNHPGVMTHVCGLFARRAFNVEGILCLPLQSGEQSRIWLQVANDQRLEQMISQIDKLEDVVQIIRHQTDPGVFNKLGLFFE; this is encoded by the coding sequence ATGCAAACAACTGATAACGTCATTCTCGAACTCACCGTGCGCAACCATCCGGGCGTGATGACGCATGTCTGTGGACTGTTTGCCCGCCGCGCGTTCAACGTGGAAGGCATTCTTTGTCTACCGCTACAAAGCGGCGAGCAGAGCCGCATCTGGCTCCAGGTGGCGAACGACCAGCGGCTGGAACAGATGATAAGCCAGATCGATAAGCTGGAAGATGTGGTGCAAATTATCCGCCACCAGACCGATCCAGGCGTATTCAACAAACTCGGTCTGTTCTTTGAGTAA
- a CDS encoding polyketide cyclase, with product MTQSLTQSAIVWPQGYLPGTTDNFVSNEIIVAGLTAHEIWAQLNDTRLWPTYYSNAQDIRFHDGSGPLLSASARFRFTTFGFPVEAQVCEYVPPVEGQAARIAWYGWVEGDAQSRLDAIHAWLFEDLPGSRVRILTQESQTGVPARQLASAVPNPMINAHQEWIVGLATAARNARAKE from the coding sequence ATGACGCAATCTCTGACGCAAAGCGCCATTGTCTGGCCGCAGGGTTACCTGCCAGGCACCACCGATAATTTTGTCTCCAACGAAATCATTGTCGCCGGGCTAACGGCACATGAGATCTGGGCGCAACTGAACGATACTCGCCTGTGGCCGACTTACTACAGCAACGCGCAAGACATCCGTTTTCACGATGGCAGCGGCCCGTTATTAAGCGCCAGTGCCCGTTTTCGTTTCACTACCTTTGGTTTCCCGGTCGAGGCGCAGGTGTGTGAATATGTGCCGCCGGTTGAAGGCCAGGCCGCGCGTATCGCATGGTATGGCTGGGTGGAAGGGGATGCGCAGTCGCGTCTGGATGCGATTCATGCCTGGTTGTTTGAGGATTTACCCGGCAGCCGCGTGCGCATCCTGACCCAGGAATCGCAAACCGGTGTTCCGGCGCGGCAACTGGCGAGCGCGGTGCCAAACCCGATGATCAATGCTCACCAGGAGTGGATTGTCGGCCTGGCAACGGCGGCGCGTAACGCGCGGGCTAAAGAGTAA
- a CDS encoding DUF1198 domain-containing protein, with the protein MIWLMLATLAVVFVIGFRVLTSDSRRAIRRLTDRLNIQPVPVESMIDQMGKSAGNEYLSYLTRPDEAHLQNAAQVLLIWQVSIVDSSEQNLVYWHRLLQKARLATPVTDAQIRLAQGFLRELEPDRADLNNFQMRYNALFMPEEGVHWLH; encoded by the coding sequence ATGATTTGGTTGATGTTGGCAACGCTGGCGGTGGTTTTTGTGATTGGTTTCAGAGTATTAACTTCTGATTCTCGCCGCGCGATTCGCCGCCTCACCGACCGACTCAACATTCAGCCCGTGCCGGTGGAATCGATGATCGACCAGATGGGCAAAAGCGCCGGTAACGAATATTTAAGCTACCTGACGCGCCCGGACGAAGCGCACCTGCAAAACGCCGCCCAGGTGTTACTGATCTGGCAGGTGTCTATTGTCGATAGCAGCGAGCAGAACCTGGTTTACTGGCACCGGTTGCTGCAAAAAGCGCGGCTGGCAACACCTGTCACCGATGCGCAAATCCGCCTGGCGCAAGGGTTTCTGCGCGAACTGGAACCGGACAGAGCCGATCTCAATAATTTCCAGATGCGCTATAACGCGCTGTTTATGCCCGAAGAGGGCGTTCACTGGCTGCACTGA
- the tisB gene encoding type I toxin-antitoxin system toxin TisB: MFILILKLIVALLQLLEAVLKFLR; this comes from the coding sequence ATGTTTATACTGATCCTGAAACTCATTGTTGCCTTGTTGCAACTGCTTGAAGCTGTCCTGAAGTTTTTGCGGTAA
- a CDS encoding glycoside hydrolase family 1 protein, giving the protein MKYVFPANFWWGSASSALQTEGESQQGGKSATTWDAWFASQPWRFHQQIGPQETSTFYRHWRQDIALLKQLKHNSFRTSISWSRLIPDGDGEVNPQAVAFYNEVIDELLAQGITPFITLFHFDMPMVMQEKGGWESREVVQAFSRYAQICFELFGDRVHHWFTFNEPIVPVEGGYLYDFHYPNVVDFKRAATVAYHTVLAHASAVRAFRAGFYAGEIGIVLNLTPSYPRSQHPADVKAAHYADLLFNRSFLDPVLRGEYPADLVALLKEYDQLPACQPDDIALIAEGKIDLLGINYYQPRRVKCRDSAVNPDAPFMPEWLFDYYEMPGRKMNPYRGWEIYEPGIYDILTNLRVNYGNPRCFISENGMGVENEQRFIEDGQINDSYRITFVRDHLIWLHKGISEGCHCLGYHMWTFIDNWSWCNAYKNRYGFVQLDLATQKRTIKKSGEWFAATAENNGFTQD; this is encoded by the coding sequence ATGAAATACGTATTTCCCGCAAACTTCTGGTGGGGCAGCGCCAGCTCTGCGCTGCAAACCGAAGGGGAAAGCCAGCAAGGCGGTAAAAGCGCAACCACATGGGATGCCTGGTTTGCCAGCCAACCGTGGCGCTTTCACCAGCAGATTGGGCCGCAAGAGACCTCGACGTTTTATCGCCACTGGCGGCAGGACATCGCGCTGTTAAAGCAGCTCAAGCACAACAGCTTTCGCACCTCTATCAGCTGGTCACGGCTGATCCCGGATGGCGATGGTGAAGTGAATCCGCAGGCGGTGGCGTTCTATAACGAGGTCATCGACGAGCTGCTGGCGCAGGGTATTACGCCGTTTATCACGCTGTTTCACTTCGATATGCCGATGGTGATGCAGGAAAAAGGCGGCTGGGAAAGCCGGGAAGTGGTGCAGGCTTTCAGCCGCTACGCGCAAATCTGTTTCGAGCTGTTTGGTGATCGGGTTCATCACTGGTTCACCTTTAACGAGCCGATTGTGCCGGTAGAGGGCGGTTATCTGTACGATTTCCATTACCCGAACGTGGTGGATTTTAAACGTGCGGCCACGGTGGCGTACCACACGGTACTGGCGCATGCCAGCGCGGTGAGAGCATTTCGCGCCGGGTTTTACGCCGGTGAGATTGGCATTGTGTTGAACCTGACGCCGTCCTATCCACGTTCGCAGCACCCGGCGGATGTGAAAGCGGCGCACTATGCCGATTTGCTGTTCAATCGCAGTTTTCTCGACCCGGTACTGCGCGGCGAGTATCCCGCTGACCTGGTGGCGCTGCTCAAAGAGTATGACCAGTTGCCCGCCTGCCAGCCGGACGATATCGCGCTGATTGCAGAAGGGAAAATCGACCTGCTCGGCATTAACTATTACCAGCCACGGCGGGTAAAGTGCCGGGACAGCGCGGTCAATCCCGATGCGCCGTTTATGCCGGAGTGGTTGTTTGATTATTACGAAATGCCAGGGCGCAAAATGAACCCGTATCGCGGGTGGGAAATTTATGAGCCGGGTATTTACGATATTCTCACGAACTTACGCGTCAATTACGGTAACCCACGCTGTTTTATTTCCGAAAACGGTATGGGCGTCGAGAACGAACAGCGTTTTATTGAAGATGGGCAAATAAACGATAGCTATCGTATTACGTTTGTTCGCGATCATCTTATCTGGCTGCATAAAGGAATTAGCGAAGGGTGTCATTGCCTTGGCTACCATATGTGGACATTTATTGATAACTGGTCATGGTGTAATGCCTATAAAAACCGCTACGGTTTTGTGCAATTAGATCTGGCAACGCAAAAACGTACCATTAAGAAAAGTGGAGAGTGGTTTGCCGCCACCGCTGAAAATAATGGTTTTACTCAGGATTAA